One segment of Rosa chinensis cultivar Old Blush chromosome 6, RchiOBHm-V2, whole genome shotgun sequence DNA contains the following:
- the LOC112170217 gene encoding disease resistance protein RUN1: MDVTLKSFSMMIKLRYLKIENGNLPRGLEYLPNSLRILDWTRYPSNSLPSHFNPQKLLELSLCYNCIKHVRIGTEPLCNLKTINLSHSLNLVSTPNFKGMPYLEFLYLEGCIRLYEVDPTIEVLERLTVLNLKDCKNLMHFTSSVHGLKYLKVLNLSGCSKLKKLPNDMGHLESLEELHVNGTDIRELPSSIGMLERLPVLKMEDCKDLVCLPSSVGGLKSLKGLNFSGCSKLEKLPEELGDIQCLVEVNVSETSIKELPCSIGMLEGLVSMSLRDCKHLMCLPSSVGGLKSLNDLNLSGCSKLDKLPDELGHVACLEKLDVSGSGIRELPSSIGLLKKPQRILSCWV; the protein is encoded by the exons ATGGACGTGACTCTGAAATCATTTTCAATGATGATCAAATTGAGATACCTGAAGATTGAGAATGGAAACCTGCCCAGGGGACTTGAATATCTTCCCAATAGTTTACGGATTCTTGATTGGACGAGGTATCCGTCAAATTCTCTGCCATCACATTTCAACCCTCAGAAGCTACTTGAACTTAGCTTGTGTTATAATTGTATTAAACATGTTCGGATAGGAACGGAG CCTTTATGCAATTTGAAAACCATTAATCTGAGTCACTCTCTGAATCTTGTCAGCACCCCAAACTTTAAAGGTATGCCATATCTCGAGTTTTTGTATCTTGAAGGTTGTATAAGATTGTATGAGGTTGACCCGACAATTGAAGTGCTTGAAAGACTTACTGTGCTGAACTTGAAAGATTGCAAGAATCTCATGCATTTTACAAGCAGTGTACATGGCTTAAAATATCTCAAAGTTCTAAATCTTTCTGGTTGCTCAAAGCTTAAAAAACTACCGAATGACATGGGTCATTTAGAGAGTTTGGAGGAGCTTCACGTGAATGGCACCGACATAAGAGAACTACCTTCCTCTATTGGAATGCTTGAAAGACTTCCTGTGCTGAAAATGGAAGATTGCAAAGATCTGGTGTGTCTTCCAAGCAGTGTAGGTGGCTTAAAATCTCTCAAAGGTCTCAATTTTTCTGGTTGCTCAAAGCTTGAAAAATTGCCAGAGGAGTTGGGCGATATACAGTGCTTGGTAGAGGTTAATGTGAGTGAAACTTCTATAAAAGAACTACCTTGCTCTATTGGAATGCTTGAAGGACTTGTTTCTATGTCCTTGAGAGATTGCAAACATCTTATGTGTCTTCCAAGCAGTGTAGGTGGCTTAAAATCTCTCAACGATCTCAATCTTTCTGGTTGCTCAAAGCTTGACAAATTGCCAGATGAGTTGGGTCATGTTGCCTGTTTGGAGAAGCTTGATGTGAGTGGAAGTGGCATAAGAGAACTGCCCTCCTCTATTGGTCTTTTGAAAAAACCTCAAAGAATTCTCTCTTGCTGGGTGTAA